One part of the Tolypothrix sp. NIES-4075 genome encodes these proteins:
- a CDS encoding transposase — translation MPKPADTSTKKLISLAPDNWIRWVTNIPNIRAGEILSGEFQWISRESDVLIRATSPEYGEFLILNELQLRYSSKMPRRMRSYAALAEEKYELPTYPVLINILQTTDVEIPTNFTSNLAGLRATQDYRVINLWEVDVSIPFQQPLPSLLPFVPILKGGNDESIIREALQVLRRDEQLNQLETVLAFFATFVLESALVQDIMRWDMGVLHESPWYQQILREGEARGEVQGIISSIRTSLEAKFGNEGLELMPQISQFSDLQRLQAILRSVVLANTVEQILQVL, via the coding sequence ATGCCAAAACCCGCAGATACAAGTACGAAAAAGCTAATTAGTCTTGCACCGGATAATTGGATAAGATGGGTGACAAATATTCCCAATATTCGAGCAGGTGAAATTTTATCGGGGGAATTTCAATGGATCAGCCGAGAAAGTGATGTATTAATCCGCGCAACCAGTCCCGAATATGGAGAATTTCTGATTTTAAATGAACTACAATTACGCTACAGTTCTAAAATGCCTCGTCGAATGCGTTCCTATGCAGCACTTGCAGAAGAAAAATACGAATTACCAACTTACCCCGTGCTAATTAATATTTTGCAAACAACTGATGTGGAAATACCGACAAACTTCACATCAAATCTTGCCGGGTTAAGGGCAACTCAAGATTACCGCGTCATTAATTTATGGGAAGTTGATGTTAGCATCCCGTTTCAACAACCTTTGCCATCATTACTTCCCTTTGTGCCAATTCTCAAAGGAGGAAATGATGAGTCTATAATTAGGGAAGCACTGCAAGTTTTGCGTCGGGATGAACAGTTAAATCAACTGGAGACGGTTTTGGCATTTTTTGCTACTTTTGTATTAGAAAGTGCTTTAGTTCAAGACATCATGAGGTGGGATATGGGAGTTTTACACGAGTCACCCTGGTATCAACAAATATTACGTGAAGGAGAAGCACGCGGAGAAGTGCAGGGAATAATATCGAGTATACGAACAAGTTTAGAAGCCAAGTTTGGTAATGAGGGATTAGAATTAATGCCACAAATTTCTCAATTTTCTGATTTGCAGCGATTGCAAGCAATTTTACGTAGTGTAGTTTTAGCGAATACTGTTGAGCAAATACTGCAAGTTTTGTAA
- a CDS encoding LabA-like NYN domain-containing protein, with translation MKFTQAFPIIMFASTACILTGTISKQPLVRVLGEIAVLGAIYRKTTVKQHHLDANKQKQLSLLSKENTCLQAKLTDTQYELNKLEKKIKVQHTCQRLYLSKIDKLQHQQKVIAVNLAQLQEKLDNKTATKSENNQKNSQKSSVKLLPNTQTSVTRVYIDGNNFSFALERLQIEVDYNALRVELSQNVTATTFKYYTGVHSPMTDGQKRFVSYLEGLRYEVIKLPILPRLDSNTVKTVGDDVKIAVDMLKEVKQQDRVILVSGDGDFVPAITEIQRRGVEVTIIAKKGMLSQQLSEIADDVIFLDDIQYKVAKYTKLNIA, from the coding sequence ATGAAATTTACTCAAGCGTTTCCAATCATAATGTTTGCATCGACGGCGTGCATCTTAACTGGTACTATTAGCAAACAACCTTTAGTGCGAGTACTGGGTGAAATAGCTGTGTTAGGGGCTATTTATAGAAAAACAACAGTTAAGCAGCACCACTTAGATGCGAATAAGCAGAAGCAATTAAGCCTATTAAGTAAAGAGAATACTTGCTTACAAGCCAAACTCACTGATACACAGTATGAATTAAATAAGTTGGAGAAAAAAATTAAAGTTCAACATACCTGTCAACGTCTTTATCTTTCTAAAATTGATAAATTACAGCATCAACAAAAAGTCATTGCCGTAAATCTCGCTCAATTGCAAGAGAAGTTAGATAATAAAACTGCTACTAAATCTGAAAATAATCAAAAAAATTCTCAAAAATCATCTGTTAAATTACTTCCCAATACTCAAACATCGGTAACTCGTGTTTATATTGACGGTAATAATTTCAGTTTTGCTCTCGAACGCTTGCAAATTGAGGTTGACTATAATGCTCTGCGGGTAGAACTTTCTCAAAATGTAACTGCTACCACTTTTAAATATTATACCGGTGTTCATTCACCTATGACTGATGGACAAAAGCGATTTGTAAGTTATTTAGAAGGTTTGCGTTATGAAGTAATTAAACTTCCGATTTTACCTCGACTTGATAGCAATACTGTCAAAACTGTTGGTGATGATGTAAAAATTGCTGTTGATATGTTGAAAGAAGTCAAACAGCAAGATAGAGTCATTCTTGTGAGTGGTGATGGTGATTTTGTTCCTGCCATTACTGAAATTCAACGACGTGGTGTAGAGGTAACTATTATTGCGAAGAAGGGTATGTTAAGTCAACAGCTTTCGGAAATAGCTGATGATGTGATTTTTTTAGATGATATACAATATAAAGTCGCTAAGTATACAAAGTTGAATATAGCTTGA
- a CDS encoding LabA-like NYN domain-containing protein: protein MANLHRVIIIADGDNAFMAAQSFNRKINWHKVRDYLADPKEGRELIEMVIYLGLPPAKERFEEQRKSKERFVYWAKSNGFLVVAKEGKAKGDDYENNVDVVMAIDAIELALEIKPDIVVLVTGDSDFAYLAEKLRRRGIRVEVASVEQSLGSELKNSANSVVDLTEVFDKFDQHDTSQNYHRIGSSNVFDS, encoded by the coding sequence ATGGCAAATCTTCATCGAGTCATAATTATAGCAGATGGCGATAACGCTTTTATGGCAGCACAAAGTTTTAATCGCAAAATAAATTGGCATAAAGTGCGGGATTATTTAGCCGACCCGAAAGAAGGAAGAGAGTTAATTGAGATGGTAATTTATCTCGGTCTACCTCCGGCAAAAGAAAGATTTGAAGAACAGCGAAAAAGCAAAGAAAGATTTGTCTACTGGGCAAAGAGTAATGGTTTTTTAGTTGTGGCAAAAGAAGGTAAAGCTAAAGGAGACGATTACGAGAATAATGTTGATGTTGTCATGGCAATAGATGCAATTGAGTTAGCTTTAGAAATTAAACCAGATATTGTGGTTTTGGTAACGGGAGATTCGGATTTTGCCTATTTAGCAGAAAAACTCAGAAGACGAGGAATCCGAGTTGAGGTAGCTTCAGTCGAACAATCTTTAGGAAGTGAGTTAAAAAATTCGGCTAATAGCGTAGTGGATTTAACTGAGGTATTTGATAAATTTGACCAACATGATACTAGCCAAAATTATCACCGTATTGGTAGTTCTAATGTCTTTGATTCATGA